One Engystomops pustulosus chromosome 7, aEngPut4.maternal, whole genome shotgun sequence DNA window includes the following coding sequences:
- the ANXA9 gene encoding annexin A9, producing the protein MTLTQEILSSLHLADKLSAWDTLGTIKPFKNFDPESDVDRINEILTEKGNVQTIIDIVTNLNNDQRQKVAQLYKAALEQDLVEDMKKALSGDLEKVIVGLLKTPAAFDAQELKSAMKGLGTDEATLTEILSTRSNDQLREIRTCYTQEYKVELEKNITSDTSEPFTGLLLALAKGKRERDSGIIDYGLIEQESKMLSELGPKNTPNSAHWISILTERNHGHLRRVFDQFNKSTSVDIEEHIKKNFKGDFQKGLLTLVAVIKDTPLYFADKLYNSMKGLGTSDSTLIRILISRSEVDLLSIRVAYRRKYGKSLYSSIQSDTKGDYRSALLLLCRAEDI; encoded by the exons CTTTCCGCTTGGGATACACTCGGCACCATAAAACCTTTTAAGAATTTTGATCCAGAGTCCGATGTGGACAGAATTAATGAAATACTGACTGAGAAAG GTAACGTGCAAACCATCATCGACATAGTGACCAATCTCAACAATGACCAGAGACAAAAGGTGGCCCAACTATACAAGGCAGCACTGGAGCAG GACTTGGTGGAAGACATGAAAAAAGCTCTCTCAGGAGATCTTGAGAAGGTCATAGTTGGGCTCCTGAAGACTCCTGCAGCCTTTGATGCCCAAGAACTTAAATCAGCGATGAAG GGTTTAGGTACCGATGAAGCAACATTGACGGAAATCCTGTCCACAAGATCCAATGATCAGCTCAGAGAAATTCGGACATGTTACACGCAAG AATATAAAGTCGAGCTGGAAAAGAATATAACTTCAGACACCAGTGAGCCGTTCACCGGACTCCTCCTAGCACTGGCCAAG GGCAAGAGAGAAAGGGATTCTGGGATAATTGACTACGGCCTCATTGAGCAGGAGTCAAAG ATGCTGAGTGAACTCGGACCCAAGAACACACCCAACAGCGCCCATTGGATCAGTATTCTGACAGAACGCAACCATGGACACCTTAGGAGAG TGTTTGATCAGTTCAATAAATCGACATCGGTGGATATAGAGGAACAtataaagaagaattttaaagGCGACTTCCAAAAAGGTCTATTGACATTAG TGGCCGTGATTAAGGACACCCCACTTTACTTCGCAGACAAACTGTACAACTCTATGAAG GGGCTGGGGACTAGTGACAGCACTCTTATACGTATTCTTATTTCTCGGAGTGAGGTCGATCTCTTGAGCATCCGGGTGGCTTACAGAAGGAAGTATGGAAAATCCCTCTATTCATCCATTCAG AGTGATACCAAGGGGGATTACCGCTCcgctctgctgctgctgtgccgGGCAGAAGATATATAG
- the LOC140068696 gene encoding phospholipase A2 inhibitor and Ly6/PLAUR domain-containing protein-like, with protein sequence MFSVLLPLGVLLNLVTPGCSLKCVECFNTSASSCTGPTKDCDVGICMSGLISLGETLLFGRSCAPNADTCGISGSITSTGRAILSTSCCKTDGCTPDELKLPSSNLQPNGVSCQTCPPSSQDQCIINCKGDEKKCATVELATVGPGLGTKLRGCATDSICNFGNHTFNMAGVVMNLGIVCNSATTVVLQYCPFFLILGFAMFVTNLL encoded by the exons ATGTTCTCTGTGCTACTACCTCTCGGGGTTCTCCTTAATCTTGTTACTCCAG gaTGTTCTTTAAAATGTGTTGAGTGCTTCAACACGAGTGCAAGTTCCTGCACTGGACCAACAAAGGATTGTGATGTTGGGATCTGTATGTCTGGACTCATCTCACTAG GAGAAACCTTGTTATTTGGACGATCGTGTGCACCCAATGCCGACACATGTGGAATATCTGGGAGTATTACCTCGACAGGGAGGGCAATTCTCTCCACATCCTGCTGCAAAACTGACGGCTGCACGCCTGATGAGCTGAAGT TGCCCTCCAGCAACCTCCAGCCAAATGGAGTGAGCTGCCAGACGTGCCCCCCATCATCTCAGGACCAATGTATCATTAACTGCAAAGGAGATGAGAAAAAGTGCGCTACTGTGGAGCTAGCCACAG TGGGGCCAGGTCTTGGCACTAAACTACGAGGCTGCGCAACAGATTCAATCTGTAATTTCGGAAATCACACATTCAACATGGCCGGTGTGGTCATGAACTTGGGCATTGTTTGCAATAGCGCCACCACTGTTgtcctccagtactgccccttcTTTCTGATATTGGGATTTGCTATGTTCGTGACAAATCTTCTCTGA